Within the Polaribacter pectinis genome, the region TTTAAACAGGTCTTTTCTGTACATTATGTTTTTTATATTCTCTTACTTTTACTAGGAATAATTTTCACCCAAGTTCCTGAAGGAGAGTCATTAAGGAAGAATATTTTATTTAATTTAAGTGGACCTATAGTTTTAGGTGTTGCTGCTTTTTACTTTTATTTAAGACCTATTAGTAAGAAAAAACAATTAGATGCATTATTTTTTATGCTTCTTCCCTTGTTTTCTATGATTTGTTATCTTTATTTTAGAACTCCAGATTTAGAAGAAATTGTTTTTGGTGGTGAAGCTAATTTTGCAACTTCTGGTGGATTTGGACCCAACCAAGTGGCAACAGCAATAGGTTTAGGAATGTTTATTCTAACCGTATTTATTCTTCTTAAAGAAAAGTTATCAGGGTATTTAATTTTAGATTCAATATTTCTTATCTATTTTACATTTAGAGGTTTACTAACGTTTTCTAGAGGAGGAATTATAACATCTGCAATTACACTTTTATTGTTTGCCTTCTTTTTTCTTTTGTATAGAAAACTGAATTTCAAAACACTTTTTAAATATTTACTTGTAGCACTTTTTTTTATTTTTGCTATTTGGGTCTATACATCTGGGATTACAGGAGGAATGTTAAACAACAGATATACAGGTAAAAATGCAAGAGGTATTCAAAAAGATATTACTACTGGTAGAGGAGATTTATTAGAAATACAGTTTAGTAATTTTTTAGATAATCCTTTAGGAATAGGAGTTGGAAATGGTAAATATAAAAGACTAGAAAGAACTGAACATGTAACTGCTGCATCGCATAATGAGGTTGGTAGATTGTTAGAAGAACATGGTTATATTGGTTTTTTCTTACTTTTATTATTGCTTTTTGTACCTATGTTTAATTTCTTTAGGTCAGATTTATATAGAAAGGCTTTTATAATATCCTTTTATACCATGTGGTTTTTAACGATAAACCATTCTGCCATGAGAATTGCTCTTCCTGGATTTATATACGCTTTAAGTTTGATTAGAATTACCGAAGATGAAGAAGCTTAATATTCTATATATAGGTAATAATTTAGCCAAAAAAACTAAATATTTAACAACATTAGAAAACCTTTCTAATCAACTATCAAAAGAGAATTTTAATGTTATTATATCATCTAATAAAATCAATAAAGTTATTAGATTATTAGATATGTGTATGTCTATAATTAAAAACAATAATAGTTTAGATTATATTTTAATTGATACCTATAGTACAACAAACTTTTACTATGCTTTTTTTACATCACAATTATCTAGGTTGTTTAAAATCAAGTATATACCAATATTACATGGAGGTAATTTGCCAGAAAGAATAAGAAAAAGTAGTTTTTTATCAAAAAAAATATTTGAAAATTCTTACAAAAATGTGGCGCCATCTAATTACCTAAAAAATGCCTTCGAAAAAGAAGGTTATTCTGTAGAATATATACCAAACACAATAAATATTAAAGATTATCCATATAAAAAAAGAAAAAACAGCAAACCAAAATTATTATGGGTTAGAGCTTTTAAAAATATTTATAACCCAACTTTAGCAATAGAAACTTTGCGATCGTTAAAAGAAGCTTATTCAGAGGCTATTTTATGTATGGTTGGTCCTTTTTCTGATGATTCTTATACAGAAACTATACATCTTGTAAAAAAATATAATCTAGAGGATTCTGTAGAGTTTACAGGTGTTTTACCTAAAGAAGATTGGCTAAAAAAAGCTAAAGATTTCGACATTTTTATAAATACTACAAATTTTGATAATACTCCAATAAGTGTAATAGAAGCTATGGCTTTAGGCCTGCCAGTTATTAGCACAAATGTGGGAGGAATACCCTTTTTAATTAATGATAAAGTTGATGGTTTATTAGTTGATAAAAACAACGAAAAACAAATGTCATTAGCAATTATGGCTATTTTAGAAGATAATTATTCTAATTTAGCTGACAATGCAAGAAAAAAAGTAGAAAATTTCGATTGGGAAATAGTGAAACATAAATGGTTAAATATTTTAAATTAAATAGAGGATGAGCATAATAGATTATTCTTTAAGATTTAATAATTATCCTATAGTTGAAGCTAGAAAAAAATTAAAGGAGATTCATAATTTACAACAAAATAATTTTGATTCTTATGTTGATAAACAAAAGAAAAAAATTGTAAAATATCATTTAGATAATACTCCTTTTTATAGGGAATTAGTTAACAATAAAGACTGGAATTGGAACTCTTTACCAGTTCTTGAAAAAAAAGAATTGCAAGTTTCTTTACAAGAAAGATTAAGTAAAGATTACACGTTAAAAAATGTTTTCAAAAATAAAACATCAGGTTCTACAGGCAATCCTTTTTCTTTTGCTAAAGATAAATTTTCTCATGCGCTCACTTGGGCTATTATAACCAATAGATTTAATTGGCACAATTTGTATGGTAAAAAGCAGGCACGTTTTTATGGATTTCCAAAAGATAAATTATCAAAAAACAAAGAACTTTTAAAAGATGTTTTTTCTAACAGATATAGATTTAATGTTTTTGATGTATCTGATAAAGCACTCGAAAATTGGATAGAGAAATTTAAAACTAAAAACTTTGTTTATTTAAATGGATATACAACTGTAATATTAGTTTTTGCTAAATATTTAATATTTAAAAATATTGTTTTAAAAGATATTTGTAACACTTTAAAAGCTTGTGTTGTTACTTCAGAAATGTTATTTGAAAATGATAAAGAGATACTAAAAAAAGCATTTGGAGTTCCAATTATAAATGAATATGGAGCGTCTGAATTAGATTTAATAGCCTTTGAAGACTCCAATAATAACTGGATTTTAAATACAGAAACTCTTTTTGTTGAAGTTTTAGATGATAACAACAATATACTTGAAGATGGCAAGATTGGTAACCTTGTTATTACATCTTTATATAATAAAGCAAATCCTTTCATACGCTATAAAATAGGCGATAAAGGAGCTATTAAAAGAATAAATAAAACTCAATTTATTCTAGAGAAATTACAAGGCCGAAGTGAAGATTTGGTAAAATTGCCAAGTGGCAAAATTGCACCAGGATTAACCTTTTACTATATTACAAAATCTATTATGGAAGATTCTGGCGAGGTTAAAGAAATAAAGGTAATTCAAACTCATTTAGATACTTTTAAAATTGAGTATGTTTCTATACGCGAATTAGAAAGAACTCAAAAAGAAAAGATAGAAAAAGCATTATTAGATTATTTAGAACCAAATTTAAAAATAGAATTTTTTAAATTAGATGAACTAGAAAGATCTAAAAGCGGAAAATTAAAGCAGTTTACTTCATTAATAAAAAACAATTAACCTCTTGTAATGCAAAGAATTGTAATAATTTCTAACTATTACCCTCCAGAAATGGGAGCCGCAGCAAATAGGATTAAGAATCTGGCTGAAGGTTTACAACGAAGAGGAAATGATGTTACAGTAATTTGTCCTTTACCAAATTATCCTCAAGGAAAAATTTTTAAGAACTATAAGAATAAATTAAGCGTAAAAGAGAATATTAATAATATAGAGGTAAAAAGATTTTGGATTTTTCCATCTAAATCTACAAATGTCATAGCTAGATTATTAAGTATGTTGTCTTTTTCTTGGTCTTTATGGTTTTCTTTTTTTAGCTTTATTAAGAAAAAACCAGATATATTTATAATACAATCTCCACCATTATTTGTGGCACTTTCGGGTTTATTATTTAGTAAATTTTTAGGTTGTAGAAACATTTTAAATGTGTCTGATATTTGGCCTTTATCTGCTTTAGAATTGGGTGTTATTAAAAAAGGTGTTTTTTATAATTTACTAGAAAAAATAGAAAAAATCAATTATAAATTAGCAAATAAAATTATTGGTCAATCAAATGAAATTATTGACCATATTAGTAAATTAACACAAAAAGATTCTTTAGTTTACAGAAATGTTTCTGATTATAAAGAATATAGTCCAAAAGAAAAAAGCAATGGCAATTTAAAAATTATTTATGCTGGTTTATTGGGTTATGCTCAAGGAATTTTTAAAGTTTGTGAGGATATTAATTTTACAGAATTAAATGCAGAGTTGCACATTTACGGAGCAGGTCTAGAAGAAGAAAAAATTAAAGAATTAACTAATATTAAAGGAAATAATATTTTTTTTCATGGTGTTAAAACATCAAAAGAAATTAAAAATGAAATAAGAAAATATGATGTTGGTTTTGTTCCTCTTAAAAACAGAATCTATGGGGCAGTTCCTTCAAAGATTTTTGAATTAATGCAATTAGGTGTTCCCATTTTATTTTTTGGAGAAGGAGAAGGGGAGCTTATTGTTAGAGAAGAAAAAATTGGCTTTACTTGTAATTCTAATGATTTTAAAGGTTTAAGAAATAATATTTTAAAGTATATAAAATTAAATCAAAAAGAATATAGTGGTATGACTAATAGGTTGTTAGAGCTACATAGAGAGGAATATAATTTAGAGAAACAATTACAAAAATTATTTGGTAATAATTTTCTTAAATAATGAACTATCACATTCTTTTTTATAAATTTGTTTTCTCCCAAAAAATTAAATTTATTTTTTTCATAAATTTAAACAACTCAAAAAAACATTAATATTGGATAAAAAATCTTCATACTATAATTTGTCTGAAAGAAAGTTTCTTTTAAGAGTAGTAGATATATTACTAGTTACAGTTTGTTTATTTCTTGCCACATTATTTTTAAATTTTAGTTATTTAAATTTTTCCAAGGAGCCTATTTTTACATGGATATTTTTACTTATTTTTTATTATTTAATCTTCGGAGAAGTTTTTCAATTATACAATTTAAATGTTTCAAATAATAGATATTTAATTGTTAGAAGTGTTGTTTTAACAGCTTTCTCAACTACAATTTTTTATATTTTTACACCATTCATTTCTCCAGAGTTACCTACAAACAGGTTACAGATAGTTTATTTCTTTTTATTAATATCTGTACCAATAATACTATGGAGGTTTTTATATACTTGGTTAATATTTTCACCCAAATTTTTTAAGAATATTGTGTTTATTGGTAAATCTGAAAGGATTGAAAAAATACTTAATAAAATAAAAAATGATAATTTTCACAACGTAATAAGTTATATTTCAGACAAAGAAATAACTGGAATAAATGGGTTTCAAAATATATCTTCTGCAAAATTAGACTCTTTTATTAAGAAAAGTTATATAACTGAAGTAATTGTTTCTAAAGCCGGTTTTTCAAAAGAAATTATAGACTCGTTAAATAAAGAGCTTATTTTATTATTTGAAAAAGGTGTAAATATTATAAGTTATGAAGGCTTTTATGAAGATCTTACAGGAAGAGTTCCTAAAGAATATCTAGACCATAACTTTTATAAATATATAAATTTTAGTAAAAACAATGAAAATAGGTTTTATCTTTTCTGGGTTCGATTTATAGATATAGCAATATCTTTATTTGGTTTAATATCTTTTACTGTATTAATTCCTTTACTACTGCTTGGAAATTTAATTGGTAATAGAGGTCCATTATTTTATACACAAATTAGAGTTGGTGAAAATGGTAAGTTTTTTAAAATTTACAAATTGCGTTCTATGGTTAAAAATGCAGAAATCAATGGTGCTGTTTGGGCAAAAAAGAATGATGCAAGAATAACATCATTTGGTAAGTTTTTAAGAAATACTAGATTAGATGAAGTTCCTCAATTCTTTAATATTTTAAAAGGAGAAATGAGTATTATTGGACCAAGACCAGAAAGACCGGAGTTTGTAAAAGATTTAGAAGATAAAATACCATTTTATGCAATTCGTCACGTAGTTAGACCAGGTTTAACAGGTTGGGCACAAGTTAATTATCCGTATGCAAGTACATTAGAAGAGCAAAGAATAAAATTAAGGTACGACTTGTATTATATTAAAGAAAGGAACTCTTTTCTAGACTTTAAAATCCTTATTAAAACAATAACTACGATATTATATTATCGCGGACAATAACATTTTTTAACAAGTATAAATATCTTACTAGCAATAATATTAGTAGTGGAATAACTGCAATTGGAAAACCTTGAACTCTAGCTAACCAAAGAATTGGAATTACTATTAAAAATAAGATTAATAGTTGTAAATATTTCTGCAACCATTTATGTTGATGATTTTTTAACAGTATAAACGAAACAATTAAATTCGGAGCAAAAGCCCATAAAAAATTAAAGTTATTTGGTGCAGTAGAATGACTTGAGAAAAACCATAAAAAAGCAATAACACAGCCAATAACTCCTGTTATAAAAAACAAAATAAAGTCTAATACTTTAGTTCTTTTATTGTTTTTAAAATCTTTAGAAGTTATAAAAATACCTAGAATAGCTAAAATACTAAAAATTATAAAAGGATTAAAAAGACCCGATTTTTGCTTATTTTCTTTAAAATTTAGAAGAACATCTTCTCTTTTTACTAAATTTTCAGGTTGATTTTTAATATAAATTGTTCCATGTTTAAAAGCATCATAAACATAGTCAGGTAAATACATATATTCAGATGTTGTTGCTTTTTTATCTAAAATTGTTCCTGCAATTAAATTAATGCCAAAGCTACCCCATGTGTTCCAGTATAATTCTTTATCCATTAAACTTCTTAAAGTTTGGTCTTTTACTAAATGATTATCATTAAAAGCAACTTTATTTTTTAAAATAGATTTTGTTATATCTCTTAATATGGTGGCACAATTATTAAAGTACGGATCGTAAGAATAATTTGCATTAGAAGGTTTGGCATTATCTTCTAAAAATAAAAAATAAGCTTGTCTTTCATCTCTAGTTAGGTTTAAAACTTGCTGTTTTACCCAACGTTTTTCATTATTATAGGTTCTTAAAAAATATTTAAAATCATAACGAGCTAACGTATAAATAAGATTTCCTTTTGCAAAATTTGAATAAAAATTAGGAGCATTAAAATCGAAAACTCCATAATTATAAATAATATCTAAATTTAAAACAGGATCTTTTATTCTAACAGCAGAATGGCCAAAAGCCGAGTACAACTCAGTACCTGGACCAGCAGTTACTATACTAACTTCTGAATAGACAGAAAGTTCTACTTGAGAATAAATTGGTTTTAAAAAGGATAAAAGTAAAAGAAGAAAAAAGTATTTTTTTTTCATAAAAACTAACGTCTAAAAAAAGTATAATCAAAAGTAATTGAAAAAATATTAGAATACAAAGCATTACCAACACTACCAATATTTGTTAATGCGTAATCTATTTTTATACCATTGTATTTAAACCCAACTCCAAAATTTGGTTGCATAGAAAGAGATTTACTGTTGTCAAATTCAGTTATATATTGAAAATTCCCAACACCAGCTCTTAAATATACCAAATCGTCATAATCTAATTGAAAACCTGCAGCAGGGTCTATACTTGCTGCTTCAGAAGAAAAAATATCATTAGTTTTAGCAAAACGTACATTTAGATCTACTTCTGTAAGCAAATTTAGAAATCTTCCAACTCTCCAATTTCTAGCAACTCCTAATTGTAGTTTTGGTTTTGTAATTTCTGTTGTTTCTGGCAAATCTTGGTTTTGCCCAGGAATTGCATCTTTAATTTTATTAAATTCATCTTCATCAATTGCCCAACTGTTAAAAGTGGTAGTAATATCTCTTACCATTACACCAAACTTCCAATCATTTCTTTCAAATTGAATTCCTGCATCAAAACCAAAACCCCAAGAAGAAGCAAAGTCGCCAATAATTCTTCTAACTATTTTTGCATTTACACCAAATTTTAAATCTTTAAAAATTAGGTTTCTGGCATAAGCCATATTAAAAGCATAGTCTACTGATGAAAAAAGTCGAATCCTATTAAAATCTATATTTCCATCACTATCTATTAATTCTGTTGTATTTAAGATATCATCAACTCCAAAACGAATAATAGAAATTCCAATAGCACTTTCTTTATCAATTGGCATTGCAAAACCTACGTGATTATAATTTGCAATTCCTGCAAAATAAGAAGCGTGCATTAAAGAACCTTGGTAATCTTCAATGCCAACTAAACCTGCTGGATTCCAGTAAATTGCGTTAACGTCATTTGTAGTGGCAACAACAGATTTACTCATTCCTAAAGCAGCAGCATCTACACCAATTGTTAAAAATTCGTTAGAGTAATTTCTTAATGCTTGTGCATTTAAAAATAGCGGAAAAATGAATAAAAAAAGTAAAATTTTATATTTCAAAAGGCGAAAAATTATCAATAACAAATATCTTAATTCTTACTAAAATAACTGATGTTTTCTAAAGATATTGTTTGCTAAATATCAATCTGGATATTTTCTTCTATAAAACGCGCAATTCTATTTTCTAACCATCTGTTTTCAGCAGGTTTAAAAGAAGACATAAAACCTACATGACCACCATAATCTGGTACTTCAAGATGAAAGAATTCAGAACTATTTGCTTCTTCAAAAGGAAAACATTCTTTGGATAAAAAAGTATCGTCTTTTGCATTAATTAAAAGTGCTGGTCTATCTATATTAGAAACAAATTGTTTAGAACTTGCTTTTTCCCAATAATCTTCTGGACTTTTAAAACCAAAAACAGGCACTGTATATAAATATTCTAAATGTTTAAATTTGGTTGCTTTAAACAATTTATCTTTATCTAAATTATATTCTGGAAATTTATGGGCTTTTTCTAAAAGTTTGTTTTTCATGGTTTTAAAAAACACTTCCATATACAATTTGTTTTTTAACTTGTCCATTTCTTTTTCTGCGGAAGCAATATGAATGGGAACAGATACAGCAATGCCACCTTTTATTTTTGGTGATAATTTAGAGGTATTTTCACCCAGATATTTTAGAGTTAAATTTCCACCTAAACTAAAGCCAACCATTACAATATTATCATAATCGTAATTTCTAATTAAATAGTTTAATACAAAATCTACGTCTTCAGTTTTTCCACTATGGTAAGTTGCCAGCAATTTGTTGTCTTCTCCAGAACAACCTCTTAAATTAAAACAAACAGCATCTAAACCTAAATTATTAAGGTGTTTTGTGTTAGATGTTATATATTTAGATTCAGAACTTCCTTCTAAACCATGTATCAATAAAACCAACGTTTTAGAACCTACCAAAGAAAAATCTAAATCTATAAAATCATTGTCCCAAGTTGTAACTCGTTTTCGTAAGTACTGACAGGTGTCTTTCATAAAAAGTGGCCTGTACATGGTGTTAAAATAACCATTTCTGAAAGGTAAAGTAGGAGAGAAGTCAGAAGTAAAAACAGGCATGGCTTTTATATTTCTACAAATATGACAAAAATTAAATGAATTAGAAAACTAACAAAATAGGATTTCTTATTTTAGCGATATAAACGATAAAAAACTAATGAAAAAACACATTCCTAATTTATTAACGCTTGGTAATCTTTTTTGTGGAACAGTTGCAACTATTTTTGCTGTTCAAGGTGATTTTGTAACTGCAGGATTATTAGTTGTAATAGGAATATTTTTTGATTTTTTCGATGGATTTGCAGCACGTTTGCTAAATGTTTCTGGAGAATTAGGTAAACAGTTAGATTCTTTAGCGGATATGGTTACAAGTGGTGTTGTTCCTGGAATTATTATGTTTAATTTATTAATTGATAAACAAATTGAAACCGGAAGTTTTACAGATGAATTTACGCTTCCAACTTTTTTACCTTTTTTGGGTTTACTATTAACTTTAGGAGCTTGTTACAGATTAGCAAAATTTAATATAGACACAAGAC harbors:
- a CDS encoding PorV/PorQ family protein, which codes for MKYKILLFLFIFPLFLNAQALRNYSNEFLTIGVDAAALGMSKSVVATTNDVNAIYWNPAGLVGIEDYQGSLMHASYFAGIANYNHVGFAMPIDKESAIGISIIRFGVDDILNTTELIDSDGNIDFNRIRLFSSVDYAFNMAYARNLIFKDLKFGVNAKIVRRIIGDFASSWGFGFDAGIQFERNDWKFGVMVRDITTTFNSWAIDEDEFNKIKDAIPGQNQDLPETTEITKPKLQLGVARNWRVGRFLNLLTEVDLNVRFAKTNDIFSSEAASIDPAAGFQLDYDDLVYLRAGVGNFQYITEFDNSKSLSMQPNFGVGFKYNGIKIDYALTNIGSVGNALYSNIFSITFDYTFFRR
- a CDS encoding lipoprotein N-acyltransferase Lnb domain-containing protein is translated as MKKKYFFLLLLLSFLKPIYSQVELSVYSEVSIVTAGPGTELYSAFGHSAVRIKDPVLNLDIIYNYGVFDFNAPNFYSNFAKGNLIYTLARYDFKYFLRTYNNEKRWVKQQVLNLTRDERQAYFLFLEDNAKPSNANYSYDPYFNNCATILRDITKSILKNKVAFNDNHLVKDQTLRSLMDKELYWNTWGSFGINLIAGTILDKKATTSEYMYLPDYVYDAFKHGTIYIKNQPENLVKREDVLLNFKENKQKSGLFNPFIIFSILAILGIFITSKDFKNNKRTKVLDFILFFITGVIGCVIAFLWFFSSHSTAPNNFNFLWAFAPNLIVSFILLKNHQHKWLQKYLQLLILFLIVIPILWLARVQGFPIAVIPLLILLLVRYLYLLKNVIVRDNIIS
- a CDS encoding O-antigen ligase family protein, producing the protein MGVLCIVVPIYYIFSSKNKNEEAFIFASYLVGAEVFIRMTSGFVFYETGKYGVILFLLLGIFVGRFKQVFSVHYVFYILLLLLGIIFTQVPEGESLRKNILFNLSGPIVLGVAAFYFYLRPISKKKQLDALFFMLLPLFSMICYLYFRTPDLEEIVFGGEANFATSGGFGPNQVATAIGLGMFILTVFILLKEKLSGYLILDSIFLIYFTFRGLLTFSRGGIITSAITLLLFAFFFLLYRKLNFKTLFKYLLVALFFIFAIWVYTSGITGGMLNNRYTGKNARGIQKDITTGRGDLLEIQFSNFLDNPLGIGVGNGKYKRLERTEHVTAASHNEVGRLLEEHGYIGFFLLLLLLFVPMFNFFRSDLYRKAFIISFYTMWFLTINHSAMRIALPGFIYALSLIRITEDEEA
- a CDS encoding exopolysaccharide biosynthesis polyprenyl glycosylphosphotransferase, whose protein sequence is MDKKSSYYNLSERKFLLRVVDILLVTVCLFLATLFLNFSYLNFSKEPIFTWIFLLIFYYLIFGEVFQLYNLNVSNNRYLIVRSVVLTAFSTTIFYIFTPFISPELPTNRLQIVYFFLLISVPIILWRFLYTWLIFSPKFFKNIVFIGKSERIEKILNKIKNDNFHNVISYISDKEITGINGFQNISSAKLDSFIKKSYITEVIVSKAGFSKEIIDSLNKELILLFEKGVNIISYEGFYEDLTGRVPKEYLDHNFYKYINFSKNNENRFYLFWVRFIDIAISLFGLISFTVLIPLLLLGNLIGNRGPLFYTQIRVGENGKFFKIYKLRSMVKNAEINGAVWAKKNDARITSFGKFLRNTRLDEVPQFFNILKGEMSIIGPRPERPEFVKDLEDKIPFYAIRHVVRPGLTGWAQVNYPYASTLEEQRIKLRYDLYYIKERNSFLDFKILIKTITTILYYRGQ
- a CDS encoding phenylacetate--CoA ligase family protein gives rise to the protein MSIIDYSLRFNNYPIVEARKKLKEIHNLQQNNFDSYVDKQKKKIVKYHLDNTPFYRELVNNKDWNWNSLPVLEKKELQVSLQERLSKDYTLKNVFKNKTSGSTGNPFSFAKDKFSHALTWAIITNRFNWHNLYGKKQARFYGFPKDKLSKNKELLKDVFSNRYRFNVFDVSDKALENWIEKFKTKNFVYLNGYTTVILVFAKYLIFKNIVLKDICNTLKACVVTSEMLFENDKEILKKAFGVPIINEYGASELDLIAFEDSNNNWILNTETLFVEVLDDNNNILEDGKIGNLVITSLYNKANPFIRYKIGDKGAIKRINKTQFILEKLQGRSEDLVKLPSGKIAPGLTFYYITKSIMEDSGEVKEIKVIQTHLDTFKIEYVSIRELERTQKEKIEKALLDYLEPNLKIEFFKLDELERSKSGKLKQFTSLIKNN
- a CDS encoding glycosyltransferase family 4 protein: MKKLNILYIGNNLAKKTKYLTTLENLSNQLSKENFNVIISSNKINKVIRLLDMCMSIIKNNNSLDYILIDTYSTTNFYYAFFTSQLSRLFKIKYIPILHGGNLPERIRKSSFLSKKIFENSYKNVAPSNYLKNAFEKEGYSVEYIPNTINIKDYPYKKRKNSKPKLLWVRAFKNIYNPTLAIETLRSLKEAYSEAILCMVGPFSDDSYTETIHLVKKYNLEDSVEFTGVLPKEDWLKKAKDFDIFINTTNFDNTPISVIEAMALGLPVISTNVGGIPFLINDKVDGLLVDKNNEKQMSLAIMAILEDNYSNLADNARKKVENFDWEIVKHKWLNILN
- a CDS encoding glycosyltransferase family 4 protein, producing MQRIVIISNYYPPEMGAAANRIKNLAEGLQRRGNDVTVICPLPNYPQGKIFKNYKNKLSVKENINNIEVKRFWIFPSKSTNVIARLLSMLSFSWSLWFSFFSFIKKKPDIFIIQSPPLFVALSGLLFSKFLGCRNILNVSDIWPLSALELGVIKKGVFYNLLEKIEKINYKLANKIIGQSNEIIDHISKLTQKDSLVYRNVSDYKEYSPKEKSNGNLKIIYAGLLGYAQGIFKVCEDINFTELNAELHIYGAGLEEEKIKELTNIKGNNIFFHGVKTSKEIKNEIRKYDVGFVPLKNRIYGAVPSKIFELMQLGVPILFFGEGEGELIVREEKIGFTCNSNDFKGLRNNILKYIKLNQKEYSGMTNRLLELHREEYNLEKQLQKLFGNNFLK
- a CDS encoding CDP-alcohol phosphatidyltransferase family protein — encoded protein: MKKHIPNLLTLGNLFCGTVATIFAVQGDFVTAGLLVVIGIFFDFFDGFAARLLNVSGELGKQLDSLADMVTSGVVPGIIMFNLLIDKQIETGSFTDEFTLPTFLPFLGLLLTLGACYRLAKFNIDTRQSDSFIGLPTPAMSLFVISLPLIQMNTEIEFVQSLLSNNYFLIAITLLLTYLMNAELPLFSLKFKDYSVKNNVVKYLFLVISLLMIIFLQYISIPLIILLYVVLSIISNYGKKATV
- a CDS encoding YheT family hydrolase encodes the protein MPVFTSDFSPTLPFRNGYFNTMYRPLFMKDTCQYLRKRVTTWDNDFIDLDFSLVGSKTLVLLIHGLEGSSESKYITSNTKHLNNLGLDAVCFNLRGCSGEDNKLLATYHSGKTEDVDFVLNYLIRNYDYDNIVMVGFSLGGNLTLKYLGENTSKLSPKIKGGIAVSVPIHIASAEKEMDKLKNKLYMEVFFKTMKNKLLEKAHKFPEYNLDKDKLFKATKFKHLEYLYTVPVFGFKSPEDYWEKASSKQFVSNIDRPALLINAKDDTFLSKECFPFEEANSSEFFHLEVPDYGGHVGFMSSFKPAENRWLENRIARFIEENIQIDI